A part of Deltaproteobacteria bacterium genomic DNA contains:
- a CDS encoding cyclic nucleotide-binding domain-containing protein — MESLQSILAEHPFLTGLESKHLRMLAECASLVSFSSGQMIFTEGQAATHFYLIRYGRVAIEIHTARRGSITLATVGEGEFLGWSWIVAPHRWHVDARAIDLTRAIALDFHCVLHHCETDHDLGYEFMKRFALVLAQSLRFLKLQLVDVYGT; from the coding sequence ATGGAATCGCTGCAGTCCATCCTGGCCGAACATCCCTTCTTAACCGGCCTGGAATCAAAACACCTGCGAATGTTGGCCGAATGCGCATCTCTGGTTAGTTTCAGTTCGGGCCAGATGATCTTTACCGAAGGTCAGGCCGCCACCCATTTCTATCTGATCCGCTACGGCCGGGTAGCCATCGAGATCCATACCGCCCGGCGGGGATCGATTACCCTGGCCACCGTTGGGGAGGGCGAATTCTTGGGCTGGTCCTGGATTGTTGCGCCGCACCGCTGGCATGTTGATGCCCGCGCCATAGATTTGACCCGGGCCATTGCCTTAGATTTCCACTGTGTGTTGCACCATTGTGAGACCGACCATGATTTAGGTTACGAATTCATGAAACGCTTTGCTTTGGTGCTGGCTCAAAGCCTCCGCTTCCTCAAACTGCAATTGGTGGATGTCTATGGGACCTAA
- a CDS encoding TldD/PmbA family protein, with amino-acid sequence MSRIKDLQPLLASLVAEMEKTVSYAAALAQHTEGECLWMDSREARAEALDRQQGVVLTVFTGRSFLEYALSGLADPDFCPRLSQGAQTLVNVALQEGLVETGLTIDPGTPLTKDFAVFPILDPAEIPLKDKMADLTKLRDQLISGDPSVVNATAAYLQVTTRELFVNRARSLYQELPRVQMVAQIVLRQDDRTARLHTGHCYQGGYEHARLAPEKITRLQQDARRILMAPRLAPGTYDCIFSPDFAGIFAHEAFGHGTEADLFLQHRSRGQEFLGQKVASPLVNLYDSPVLPGQAGSFFFDHEGQLASATQIIREGILVRPITDLNSASRLGLPRTANGRRESFARKVYARMTNTYFGPGRHNFEDMLADIEFGYFLDYPSNGMEDPKGWGIQLEGLYAEEIRQGQLTGRVYSPVIVTGYVPDLLQSITMVGNKVEITGLGTCGKGHKEWVKVSDGGPYLRLRARLG; translated from the coding sequence ATGAGCCGAATAAAAGACCTGCAGCCCTTATTGGCTAGCCTGGTGGCCGAAATGGAAAAAACCGTGTCCTATGCCGCGGCCCTGGCCCAGCACACCGAGGGCGAGTGCCTGTGGATGGACAGCCGGGAAGCCCGAGCTGAGGCTTTGGACCGCCAGCAGGGAGTGGTGCTGACCGTTTTCACCGGGCGCAGCTTTCTGGAATATGCCTTGAGCGGCCTGGCCGATCCTGATTTTTGCCCCCGGCTCTCCCAGGGGGCCCAGACCCTGGTCAATGTGGCCCTCCAGGAAGGCCTGGTGGAGACCGGATTAACCATTGATCCCGGTACTCCGTTGACCAAAGACTTTGCCGTCTTCCCCATCCTTGATCCAGCCGAAATTCCGTTGAAGGACAAAATGGCTGATCTGACCAAATTACGGGATCAGCTGATATCCGGCGACCCCTCGGTAGTGAACGCCACTGCGGCTTATCTTCAGGTGACCACCCGGGAATTATTTGTCAATCGGGCCCGCAGTCTCTATCAGGAGTTGCCCCGGGTCCAAATGGTGGCTCAGATCGTATTACGTCAGGATGATCGCACGGCCCGGCTGCATACCGGCCATTGTTATCAGGGTGGTTACGAGCATGCCCGCCTGGCTCCGGAAAAAATAACCAGATTGCAGCAGGATGCCCGCCGCATTCTGATGGCCCCGCGGCTGGCCCCAGGGACCTACGATTGCATTTTTTCCCCGGATTTTGCTGGCATTTTTGCCCACGAGGCCTTTGGCCACGGCACCGAAGCCGATCTATTCCTGCAGCACCGCTCTCGGGGTCAGGAATTTTTGGGCCAGAAAGTGGCTTCCCCGCTGGTCAATCTCTATGATTCCCCTGTACTCCCTGGCCAGGCCGGTAGTTTCTTTTTTGATCATGAAGGCCAGCTGGCCAGCGCCACTCAGATTATCCGTGAGGGTATTCTCGTCCGGCCGATCACCGACCTGAATTCGGCCTCCCGGCTGGGCCTGCCGCGCACGGCGAATGGCCGGCGGGAATCTTTTGCCCGCAAGGTTTATGCCCGGATGACCAACACTTATTTCGGTCCCGGCCGCCATAACTTTGAGGATATGCTGGCCGATATCGAGTTCGGCTATTTCCTGGATTATCCCTCTAACGGCATGGAGGACCCCAAAGGCTGGGGTATCCAATTGGAGGGGCTTTACGCCGAGGAGATTCGCCAGGGGCAATTGACCGGCCGGGTTTATTCCCCGGTGATAGTCACCGGCTACGTGCCCGACCTGTTGCAATCTATCACCATGGTTGGTAATAAAGTGGAAATCACCGGACTGGGCACCTGCGGCAAGGGTCACAAGGAATGGGTCAAGGTTTCGGATGGCGGCCCTTATTTACGTTTACGGGCCCGCCTAGGTTAA
- a CDS encoding Ni/Fe hydrogenase subunit alpha — MSKTIKVDYLARVEGEGALYIRIKDDTVTKVQLKIFEPPRFFEAFLQGRKFTEAPDITARICGICPVAYQMSSVHAMEQILGLRVAGPLRDLRRLIYCGEWIESHGLHVYMLHAPDFLGYADAIEMARDHPGMVEQGLKIKKIGNELVALVGGREVHPINVRVGGFYRVPHKKELAALTDRLKWARDAALETVRWVGSFDFPPLEQDYEFVSLRHPQEYPFNEGRLVSNKRLDIAVSDFETHFEEEHVPYTNALHAVIKGRGAYYVGPMARYNNNFDLLPPAVQSAAREAGLSACCRNPFQSIIVRSVEILYACEEALRIIDQYEMPDRPYLEIKPRAGVGHGISEAPRGSLYHRYHIDDRGVILDAKIVPPTSQNQKTIESDLYQVAVQNLDLSEDQLTWLCEQTIRNYDPCISCSVHFLKIHLERD, encoded by the coding sequence ATGAGTAAAACCATAAAAGTCGATTACTTAGCTCGGGTGGAAGGCGAAGGCGCTCTTTATATCCGCATAAAAGATGATACCGTGACCAAGGTGCAGCTGAAGATTTTTGAGCCACCCCGCTTTTTTGAGGCCTTTTTGCAGGGCCGCAAGTTTACCGAAGCCCCCGATATCACGGCGCGCATCTGCGGCATCTGCCCGGTCGCCTATCAGATGAGCTCGGTGCACGCCATGGAACAGATTCTGGGGCTGAGGGTGGCAGGGCCGTTACGCGATTTGCGCCGCCTGATTTATTGCGGCGAGTGGATCGAAAGCCATGGTCTGCACGTCTATATGTTACATGCCCCAGATTTCCTGGGCTATGCTGATGCAATCGAGATGGCCCGGGATCATCCCGGTATGGTCGAACAGGGCCTCAAAATCAAAAAGATCGGCAACGAACTGGTGGCTCTGGTCGGGGGCCGGGAAGTCCACCCGATCAACGTCCGGGTCGGCGGCTTCTATCGCGTGCCGCACAAAAAAGAGCTGGCTGCCTTAACCGACAGGTTGAAATGGGCCCGCGACGCAGCCCTGGAGACGGTGCGTTGGGTGGGTTCTTTCGATTTCCCGCCCTTAGAGCAGGATTATGAATTTGTCTCCTTGCGCCATCCTCAGGAATATCCCTTTAATGAGGGGCGCTTGGTGTCCAATAAACGACTGGATATCGCGGTCAGCGACTTCGAAACGCATTTTGAGGAGGAGCATGTCCCTTATACAAATGCCCTGCACGCGGTGATCAAGGGCCGTGGCGCTTATTATGTCGGGCCCATGGCCCGCTATAATAATAATTTCGATCTACTCCCCCCCGCGGTGCAATCCGCGGCTCGGGAGGCCGGGCTGTCCGCCTGCTGCCGCAATCCCTTCCAGAGCATTATTGTCCGCAGCGTCGAAATTCTCTATGCCTGTGAGGAAGCCTTGCGGATTATTGACCAGTATGAGATGCCCGACCGGCCTTATCTTGAGATCAAGCCGCGCGCCGGAGTGGGCCACGGGATCAGCGAGGCCCCCCGCGGCAGCCTGTATCATCGTTATCATATCGATGACCGGGGGGTTATCCTTGATGCCAAAATCGTCCCCCCGACCTCGCAGAACCAGAAGACCATCGAAAGTGATCTCTACCAAGTGGCGGTACAGAATCTAGATCTATCCGAGGATCAACTCACCTGGCTCTGCGAGCAGACCATCCGCAACTACGACCCCTGTATTTCCTGTTCAGTGCATTTTCTGAAGATTCACCTGGAACGCGACTAA
- a CDS encoding phosphoenolpyruvate synthase, with protein sequence MQAEIPARLADEVNQHYHRLAKTLGYQPHLALRSSALYEDQEYSFAGQFITKLNVTLPEFFPSYLEVLASQFSPNALIYLLQKGLSYRELGMSVGCLAMVPARASGVLFTVDPTGSREEVMVVDAVWGLGPTVVEGTLIPDRYLLSKKPEISVVSQHISPKPFRLTAAAAEGGITQEAVPEPENYQPALTQEELLQLGRYGLRLEEYFGEPQDIEFAVDPWRQIVLLQSRPLTLLQPLPEAFPSAQVKDNPILIDGGTVACFGVASGPAFVVQKDEDLARFPEGGVLVARYSSARYGAVLHKARAMVLDIGSATSHLAILAREYKVPTLVDTEKATQVLQTGQEITVDANNLRVYQGRVEELLQTPPPQPSRFTETPIYVTLRRVLRWITPLNMTDPKLSNFTPASCQTLHDITRFAHQMAIAEMFELGEQARQEEAFMVRLKTAIPLNLYLIDLGGGIQKDRRAKFVPPEAITSIPMRALWKGISHPEVSWAGPIPIDMKGLYSVFSRSLAAPAPQNADFWLRTLAIVSKHYLNFSSRLGYHFATIDAYVSEVRNDNYISFRFKGGAADEHRRGLRARFLGVILTKLDFDVEITGDLVVARLGKYPQVLMEEKLDLLGRLMACARQRDMVMGDEKTVDRYIQAFLEGNYRFTGEPG encoded by the coding sequence TTGCAGGCCGAAATCCCCGCCCGCCTAGCCGATGAGGTCAACCAACACTATCATCGGTTAGCCAAAACCCTGGGCTACCAACCGCATCTGGCCCTGCGCAGCAGCGCCTTGTATGAAGATCAAGAATATTCTTTTGCAGGGCAATTCATTACCAAACTGAATGTTACTCTACCAGAATTCTTTCCAAGTTATCTGGAAGTCCTGGCCAGTCAATTTTCTCCTAACGCCCTAATATATTTGTTACAGAAAGGATTGTCTTATCGCGAGTTAGGCATGAGTGTGGGTTGCCTGGCCATGGTACCGGCTCGAGCCAGCGGCGTCCTTTTCACCGTGGACCCTACTGGCAGCCGCGAGGAGGTGATGGTGGTTGACGCGGTCTGGGGGTTGGGCCCTACTGTGGTGGAAGGCACTTTGATTCCAGACCGCTATCTGCTCTCCAAAAAACCGGAAATCTCGGTAGTATCACAACACATCAGCCCTAAACCCTTTCGCCTCACGGCCGCTGCCGCAGAGGGGGGAATTACCCAAGAAGCTGTACCTGAACCGGAGAATTATCAACCAGCCTTGACCCAGGAAGAGTTGCTGCAGTTGGGCCGCTATGGCCTCCGGTTGGAAGAATATTTCGGGGAGCCACAAGACATCGAATTTGCAGTAGATCCGTGGCGACAGATAGTGCTCTTGCAGTCACGACCTTTGACCTTGTTGCAACCTCTGCCGGAAGCTTTTCCATCTGCTCAAGTCAAGGATAATCCCATTCTGATTGATGGTGGCACCGTGGCCTGTTTTGGGGTGGCGTCCGGGCCTGCTTTTGTCGTTCAAAAAGACGAAGATTTAGCCCGGTTCCCGGAAGGCGGGGTATTAGTGGCCCGCTATAGTTCGGCACGTTACGGCGCGGTGCTGCATAAAGCCAGAGCTATGGTATTGGATATCGGCAGCGCCACCTCTCATCTGGCTATTTTGGCTCGGGAGTATAAGGTCCCCACCCTGGTCGATACCGAAAAAGCCACGCAAGTCTTACAGACCGGCCAGGAAATCACCGTGGATGCGAACAATCTGCGGGTTTATCAGGGTCGGGTGGAAGAATTGCTTCAGACTCCGCCCCCGCAGCCTTCCCGGTTTACGGAGACCCCCATTTATGTCACCCTACGCCGGGTATTGCGTTGGATTACCCCTCTCAATATGACCGATCCGAAATTGAGCAATTTTACTCCGGCCTCTTGTCAAACTCTTCATGACATAACCCGCTTTGCCCACCAGATGGCCATAGCCGAGATGTTTGAACTGGGCGAACAGGCCAGGCAGGAAGAAGCCTTTATGGTGCGTTTGAAGACTGCCATTCCGCTGAATCTTTACCTCATCGATTTGGGAGGGGGCATTCAAAAGGACCGCCGGGCCAAATTTGTTCCGCCCGAGGCCATAACCTCTATCCCGATGCGGGCCCTGTGGAAAGGCATCAGCCACCCCGAGGTCTCCTGGGCGGGACCGATTCCCATAGATATGAAGGGGCTTTACTCGGTGTTCTCTCGGTCGCTGGCTGCGCCCGCGCCGCAGAATGCCGACTTCTGGCTGCGCACCCTGGCCATTGTGTCAAAGCATTATCTAAATTTCAGCTCACGGTTAGGATATCACTTCGCTACCATCGATGCCTACGTGAGCGAGGTGCGGAACGATAATTACATCAGCTTTCGATTTAAGGGAGGCGCGGCGGATGAACACCGCCGGGGGCTCAGAGCCCGATTCCTTGGCGTTATTCTCACAAAACTGGATTTTGACGTAGAAATTACCGGAGATCTGGTAGTGGCCCGGCTGGGGAAATACCCTCAAGTTCTGATGGAAGAGAAGCTCGATCTGCTCGGCAGGCTGATGGCCTGCGCTCGCCAGCGGGATATGGTCATGGGTGATGAGAAGACGGTGGATAGATATATCCAGGCCTTCCTGGAGGGGAATTACCGGTTTACCGGTGAACCTGGTTAA
- a CDS encoding aminotransferase class IV yields MEREFIFVNDRLLPAHEAQVSVNDRGFLYGDGFFETMRAEAGRVLFLTEHLARLEASCRQFQIKLPPEIPWTDQIQQLLAQNNLNARLAMVKILVTRGQAVGLGLPASDHPTTVIFARPYEPPEAAEYRQGWPVVTFPESRASFLGRHKSLNYLFCLAARQYALDRGGREALILEPDGTISEGAATGLLFAETGSYFIPQTASGLPSVTVAMVKRALTRRQIPVTAVPTTVERLDQAQGVWLANSLMGLLPVASLDGRDLTRSQQTVFLNQCLWSEAG; encoded by the coding sequence ATGGAACGGGAATTCATCTTTGTCAATGATCGGCTACTGCCGGCTCACGAAGCCCAGGTCTCGGTAAATGACCGGGGCTTCCTTTATGGCGATGGTTTTTTTGAAACCATGCGTGCCGAAGCCGGGCGAGTGTTATTCCTCACCGAGCACCTGGCCCGCCTGGAGGCCTCCTGTCGGCAATTTCAGATCAAATTGCCGCCGGAGATCCCATGGACTGACCAGATTCAGCAGTTGTTGGCTCAAAATAACTTAAACGCTAGATTGGCGATGGTAAAAATTCTGGTTACTCGAGGGCAAGCCGTCGGGCTGGGATTACCCGCCAGTGACCATCCGACCACCGTCATCTTTGCGCGACCTTACGAGCCACCAGAGGCGGCGGAATATCGGCAGGGCTGGCCGGTAGTGACCTTTCCGGAGAGCCGGGCCAGCTTCTTGGGCCGCCACAAGAGCCTGAATTATCTGTTCTGCCTGGCGGCCCGGCAATATGCCCTGGATCGAGGGGGGCGGGAAGCCTTGATCCTGGAGCCGGATGGCACCATCTCTGAGGGGGCGGCGACCGGCCTGCTCTTTGCGGAAACCGGAAGTTATTTTATCCCTCAGACCGCCAGTGGCCTGCCCAGTGTCACGGTGGCCATGGTAAAGCGGGCTCTGACCCGGCGGCAGATCCCAGTAACCGCAGTTCCCACTACAGTAGAACGCCTGGACCAGGCCCAAGGAGTGTGGCTGGCCAATTCTCTGATGGGGTTGTTGCCCGTAGCCTCGCTGGATGGCCGGGACCTGACTCGCTCGCAACAGACAGTATTTCTCAATCAGTGCCTGTGGTCAGAGGCTGGCTAG
- a CDS encoding 4Fe-4S dicluster domain-containing protein, with product MINIPAASFSPGDKVVIAASHLQDLAQALGNRGFTLIGPTLRNGNLVHDELKAVTDLPIGWTVEQQAGTFRLKPRRDQAFFGFTVGQHCWKPFLLPPRQRLWQARRQSDGFEVLPHQEEIPKFAFIGVRACDLNAIAVQDRIFLQGPYINPVYQARRQAAFILAVNCTQAGGNCFCASMGTGPQAISGFDLALTEILNGADHYFLIEVGTARGAEVLTEVPHEAATSEILRQAESLVQAAAAQMGRHLDTTGIKELLYRNYEHPRWEEVARRCLTCGNCTLVCPTCFCQTIEDVTDLTGQQAERWQRWDVCFTAAHSYIHGGNIRASARSRYRQWLTHKLATWIDQFGCSGCVGCGRCITWCPVGIDITEEVRAIRESEEKE from the coding sequence ATGATTAATATTCCAGCGGCCAGCTTTTCTCCCGGCGATAAAGTAGTAATAGCAGCCTCGCATCTGCAGGACCTGGCGCAGGCCCTGGGTAACCGGGGTTTTACCCTGATCGGGCCGACGCTCCGCAACGGCAATCTGGTGCACGATGAACTAAAGGCTGTCACGGACTTGCCCATAGGCTGGACGGTCGAGCAACAGGCCGGGACCTTTCGCCTCAAACCCAGGCGTGACCAAGCCTTTTTTGGCTTTACGGTCGGGCAACATTGTTGGAAACCATTTTTGTTGCCGCCCCGACAAAGACTATGGCAGGCTCGCCGACAGAGTGACGGTTTTGAGGTTCTTCCCCATCAAGAAGAGATCCCTAAATTTGCCTTTATCGGGGTTCGGGCCTGTGACCTTAACGCCATAGCTGTCCAGGATCGGATTTTCTTACAGGGACCATATATTAACCCAGTTTATCAGGCTCGGCGGCAGGCGGCGTTTATCCTGGCGGTAAATTGCACCCAGGCCGGGGGCAATTGTTTTTGTGCTTCTATGGGTACCGGGCCTCAGGCCATTTCGGGCTTTGATCTGGCCCTGACGGAAATCCTCAACGGCGCGGACCATTACTTTCTCATCGAAGTGGGCACTGCCCGTGGAGCCGAGGTTTTAACGGAGGTGCCCCATGAAGCCGCGACTTCAGAGATCCTGAGGCAGGCAGAGAGTCTGGTGCAGGCCGCGGCGGCGCAGATGGGCCGTCACCTGGATACCACCGGCATCAAGGAACTGCTCTATCGTAACTACGAGCATCCTCGTTGGGAGGAGGTGGCCCGTCGTTGTCTGACCTGCGGCAATTGTACCCTGGTCTGTCCTACCTGCTTTTGCCAGACGATCGAAGATGTCACGGATCTGACCGGCCAGCAGGCTGAACGCTGGCAGCGCTGGGATGTCTGTTTTACCGCCGCCCATTCCTACATTCATGGCGGCAACATCAGAGCCTCGGCCAGATCTCGCTATCGCCAGTGGCTGACCCACAAACTGGCAACCTGGATAGACCAGTTCGGCTGTTCCGGCTGTGTCGGCTGTGGCCGCTGTATCACCTGGTGTCCGGTAGGCATCGATATCACCGAAGAGGTCCGGGCCATCCGGGAAAGTGAGGAAAAGGAGTAG
- a CDS encoding oxidoreductase: MKRRPKLAVWKFTSCDGCQLSLLDCEDELLAITAQLEIAYFMEASRAVVRGPYDLSLVEGSITTPHDAARIQKIRRASKFLVTIGACATAGGIQALRNFTNVKDYIPLVYARPEYIHTLDQSSPIAALVPVDFELRGCPINKNQLLELISAFLHGRRPTIHPYSVCLECKLRGNICVMVAQGIPCLGPVTHAGCGALCPTYQRGCYGCYGPKETPNTASLSNRLQALGVPPDDLVRLYRTFNAYAEPFRQESEAHE, from the coding sequence ATGAAACGTCGTCCCAAGCTGGCGGTCTGGAAATTCACCTCCTGCGATGGCTGCCAATTGAGTCTATTGGACTGCGAAGATGAACTGCTGGCCATCACCGCCCAATTGGAAATTGCCTATTTTATGGAGGCATCGCGGGCGGTGGTCCGCGGTCCCTACGATCTGTCCCTGGTAGAAGGCTCGATTACCACCCCCCATGATGCGGCCCGGATTCAAAAAATTCGCCGGGCTTCGAAATTCCTAGTGACTATCGGGGCCTGCGCCACGGCCGGGGGGATTCAGGCCCTGCGCAATTTTACCAACGTCAAGGACTATATCCCCCTGGTCTATGCCCGGCCAGAATATATCCACACCCTGGACCAATCCAGTCCTATTGCCGCGTTGGTGCCGGTAGATTTTGAACTGCGCGGCTGTCCCATCAATAAAAATCAACTGCTGGAGCTGATCAGCGCCTTTTTGCATGGCCGCCGTCCCACTATCCATCCGTATAGTGTCTGTCTGGAATGTAAACTGCGGGGCAATATCTGTGTCATGGTGGCGCAGGGTATCCCTTGTCTGGGCCCGGTCACCCATGCCGGCTGCGGCGCGCTGTGTCCGACCTATCAGCGGGGCTGCTATGGCTGTTATGGACCTAAGGAGACCCCCAATACTGCCTCGCTAAGTAATCGGCTGCAGGCGCTGGGAGTGCCGCCAGATGATCTGGTGCGGCTCTATCGGACCTTTAATGCCTATGCCGAACCTTTCCGCCAGGAGAGTGAAGCCCATGAGTAA
- a CDS encoding hydrogenase maturation protease — translation MSLPSPNRVLIIGVGHHWRGDDAAGLLVASRLRAQGRDPAVVREMSGEAADLLNAWQEAAAVIIVDAVLTKAPPGTIYRFDAHAEPLPAEIFPACSTHAWGVAEAVALGRILQRLPPHLIIYGIAGQNFGLGPGLSPPVETAIVEVTQRILKELSLILGSKMD, via the coding sequence ATGTCTCTCCCCTCTCCAAACCGGGTGTTAATCATCGGAGTGGGCCACCACTGGCGGGGGGATGACGCCGCTGGCCTGCTGGTGGCCAGCCGTCTTAGAGCACAAGGGCGCGACCCGGCAGTGGTCCGGGAAATGTCCGGCGAGGCCGCCGACTTGCTGAACGCCTGGCAGGAAGCCGCGGCAGTGATTATCGTCGATGCAGTCCTTACTAAGGCTCCCCCGGGGACGATCTATCGCTTTGATGCCCATGCTGAACCGCTGCCGGCGGAAATCTTCCCGGCCTGTTCGACCCATGCCTGGGGAGTAGCCGAAGCCGTGGCCCTGGGCCGCATCCTGCAACGCCTGCCACCTCATTTGATCATTTATGGTATTGCTGGCCAGAATTTTGGCCTGGGCCCGGGGCTGTCCCCCCCGGTCGAGACCGCCATCGTAGAAGTTACTCAGCGTATATTAAAAGAATTATCATTAATTCTCGGCAGTAAAATGGATTAA
- a CDS encoding HIT family protein, producing the protein MFNSDCIFCRIAAGRLSSVPILRTERVYAFLDIAPVHYGHTLVIPQDHYENLLDLPDDLWLEMGQVCRQVARALQIAFQAEGFNLGMNNFPAAGQVVFHAHLHVIPRFYDDDLHLFPQGEYRPGEMPKVGQKLRQTLASL; encoded by the coding sequence ATGTTTAATTCAGACTGTATCTTTTGTCGGATTGCCGCGGGTCGCTTATCCTCGGTGCCGATTCTGCGCACCGAGCGGGTCTATGCCTTCTTAGACATTGCCCCAGTGCATTATGGCCATACCCTGGTGATTCCCCAGGATCACTATGAGAACCTGCTGGATCTGCCCGATGACCTGTGGCTGGAAATGGGCCAGGTCTGTCGGCAGGTGGCCAGGGCCTTGCAAATAGCCTTTCAGGCCGAAGGGTTCAATCTAGGGATGAATAATTTTCCTGCGGCCGGGCAGGTGGTTTTTCATGCCCACCTGCATGTGATTCCGCGCTTTTATGATGATGATTTGCACCTGTTTCCGCAGGGGGAATACCGGCCAGGGGAAATGCCGAAAGTAGGTCAGAAGCTGCGTCAGACCCTAGCCAGCCTCTGA
- a CDS encoding FAD/NAD(P)-binding protein, which translates to MGPKLEARMSQAPGHLNPMQPQLFQIRRVRKETRDTFTLALQPTSGTAPFCFLPGQFNMLYAFGVGEVPISISGNPADPQTLVHTIRAVGTVTRSIQQLKPGGILGVRGPFGTHWPVVEATGYDMVIVVGGLGLAPLRPAIYHILAQRHTYGNFELIVGARTPGDLLYYQELEKWRGRFDFRVHVTVDSAGPEWRNNVGVVTTLIPRARFDPLHTVALICGPGVMMRFTIKELLERGVKPENIYLSMERNMQCGIGLCGHCQLGPYFICKDGPVFSYQRIQKWFELREI; encoded by the coding sequence ATGGGACCTAAGCTCGAAGCCCGAATGTCCCAAGCCCCGGGTCATCTGAATCCAATGCAGCCCCAACTCTTTCAGATCCGGCGGGTCCGTAAAGAAACCCGGGATACCTTTACTCTGGCCCTCCAACCGACCTCGGGAACCGCGCCGTTTTGTTTTTTGCCGGGTCAATTTAATATGCTCTATGCCTTTGGAGTGGGAGAGGTGCCCATTTCGATTAGCGGCAACCCGGCTGATCCTCAAACCCTAGTCCACACTATCCGCGCCGTGGGCACGGTGACCAGATCTATCCAACAATTAAAGCCGGGCGGCATCCTGGGGGTGCGGGGGCCTTTTGGCACTCATTGGCCGGTAGTCGAAGCCACCGGCTATGATATGGTAATTGTCGTCGGCGGGCTGGGGTTGGCCCCGCTGCGTCCGGCCATTTACCATATTCTGGCCCAGCGCCACACTTACGGGAATTTTGAATTGATCGTCGGGGCCCGCACCCCGGGTGATTTGCTCTATTACCAAGAACTGGAAAAGTGGCGGGGCCGCTTTGATTTCCGGGTGCATGTTACCGTGGACAGTGCCGGGCCGGAGTGGCGGAATAATGTCGGGGTGGTGACTACCCTGATCCCCCGGGCCCGCTTTGACCCCTTGCATACCGTGGCCCTAATCTGCGGGCCGGGGGTGATGATGCGCTTTACCATAAAGGAACTTCTGGAACGCGGTGTCAAACCGGAAAACATCTACCTTTCCATGGAACGCAACATGCAGTGCGGGATCGGCTTATGTGGCCACTGCCAGCTCGGACCATATTTTATCTGTAAAGACGGTCCGGTGTTTTCTTATCAGCGGATCCAGAAATGGTTTGAATTGCGAGAGATTTGA